The Hymenobacter baengnokdamensis genome includes a region encoding these proteins:
- a CDS encoding efflux RND transporter periplasmic adaptor subunit — MRFFTSAQLVLAGGALALLAGCHSKTDDSKGGKDSKKNNGPALVDVLVAHPSSVTDSIEANGTVVANDFVELHPEVNGRLIALNVSEGRHVSQGSIIARINDADLRAQLQKTNALLQVARLSQDRLEKLLKVQGVNQADYDLAVSQVRSNEADAAYTQAMLAKTVIRAPFAGVLGLRQVSPGAYVTPATIIATLQADTKLKVDFTLPEANGNIVQPGSVVTVRFAGNPPRRYNATIQAQESQVNQTTRNLTVRALLPAGAQVSPGTFARVSVSTGAARRSVLLPTNAIMPGDKSDQVVLVKHGKAVMQDVKTGDRQNEQIAVVSGIAAGDSVVTNGVLFTQPGKPVKVRKAKNNQQGQ, encoded by the coding sequence ATGCGCTTTTTCACTTCGGCCCAGCTCGTGCTGGCCGGCGGCGCGCTGGCCCTGCTGGCCGGCTGCCATTCCAAAACCGACGACTCGAAAGGCGGTAAAGATTCTAAAAAGAATAATGGCCCGGCCCTGGTCGACGTGCTGGTGGCCCACCCTTCCTCCGTAACCGACTCGATTGAGGCCAACGGCACGGTGGTCGCCAACGATTTTGTTGAGCTGCACCCCGAGGTAAATGGCCGCCTTATTGCCCTCAATGTCAGCGAGGGCCGCCACGTAAGCCAGGGTAGCATTATTGCCCGCATCAACGACGCCGACCTGCGGGCTCAGCTGCAAAAAACCAACGCGTTGCTGCAGGTAGCCCGGCTCTCACAAGACCGTCTTGAGAAGCTGCTGAAGGTGCAGGGGGTAAACCAGGCCGATTACGACCTGGCTGTGAGCCAGGTGCGCAGCAACGAGGCCGATGCGGCCTACACCCAGGCCATGCTGGCCAAAACGGTTATCCGGGCGCCCTTTGCCGGCGTGCTGGGCCTGCGCCAGGTAAGCCCCGGTGCCTACGTAACGCCCGCTACCATCATCGCCACCCTGCAGGCCGATACCAAGCTTAAAGTAGACTTTACGCTGCCCGAAGCCAATGGCAACATCGTGCAGCCGGGCTCCGTCGTGACGGTGCGCTTCGCCGGCAACCCGCCGCGCCGCTACAACGCCACCATTCAGGCCCAGGAAAGCCAGGTAAACCAGACTACCCGTAACCTCACGGTGCGCGCCCTGCTGCCCGCCGGCGCTCAGGTGAGCCCCGGCACGTTTGCCCGCGTGAGCGTGAGCACCGGCGCGGCGCGGCGCAGCGTACTGCTGCCCACCAACGCCATTATGCCCGGCGATAAATCGGACCAGGTAGTGCTGGTCAAGCATGGCAAAGCGGTAATGCAGGATGTAAAAACCGGCGACCGCCAGAATGAGCAGATTGCCGTGGTCAGCGGCATCGCCGCCGGCGACTCAGTTGTGACGAATGGCGTGCTGTTCACCCAGCCCGGTAAGCCGGTGAAAGTGCGTAAGGCCAAGAATAATCAACAGGGTCAGTAA
- a CDS encoding efflux RND transporter permease subunit → MNISELSLKRPVLATVFNLLLILFGGVGFSFLALRDYPAIDPPIISVSTAYTGANADVIENQITEPLEKQINGIPGIRSITSSSSLGSSNITVEFNLDVDLEAAASDVRDKVGQGVRSLPQDIDAPPVVAKSDANSDNILILAVTSRTKSLLDLSDYAENNLQQRFQTINGVSAVNIFGQKRFAMRLWLDPSKMDAYNVSFTDVQNALNAENVEVPAGKIYGGKTELTIRTMARFTTEQQFRDLILREDKTGIVRLGDVARVVLGPESYEQSWKVNGAYAVGLAIVPQPGSNYVQIAEEFYKRLAEVQKENKADIQMRVLTDNTKIVRNSIDEVIETLLISFGLVVLVIFFFFRNWLIALRPLIDIPISLIATFFVMYLAGFTINILTLLGIVLATGLVVDDGIVVTENIFRKLEEGMDIRKAALEGSKEIFFAVISTSLTLAVVFLPVIFLQGFTGRLFREFGVVVAGAVLISAFVSLTITPVLNVALHREGAGHGKFYDRTEPFFTGMENAYGRLVGSFLRVRSLAWVVVAVCAGLIYFVGKNIPTELAPLEDRSSLRLTLTGPEGTSFGAMQKISDQVAQFATDSVPENDFVFSITPGFGGGGGVNNGQVRIGLVPPDERKRSQEAIGKYLTKNTKRFNDARIFVVQEQTIAVGSGSKSSLPVQFVLQNVDLARIRGALPKFLAAARQDPTFQNVDANLKFNKPEVQLTFDRLKIRDLGLTTQNVVAAVQGAFGGRRMAYFLINGRQYQVIGQVEQGNRSAPTDISRLYVTNSRGESIPLSAVVHQIEDSNPSTLYHFNRLKSATVSAQLAEGKTVGDGVRAMQAIADKTLDPTFQTALSGSSRDFAESSSNTAFAFGLALMLIYLLLAAQFESFRDPLTILLTVPLALAGALLSLWLFGQTINIFSQIGMIMLIGLVTKNGILIVEFANHQRDAGVPLRQAVQLAAQQRLRPILMTSLATALGALPIALSLGAASTSRRPLGIVIVGGILFSLILTLLVIPAIYTFIAKDRKPLELGEEAIVQEEPVTA, encoded by the coding sequence ATGAATATCTCCGAATTATCTCTAAAGCGACCCGTGTTGGCGACGGTGTTCAACCTGCTGCTGATACTATTTGGCGGGGTGGGCTTCTCGTTTCTGGCGCTGCGCGACTACCCGGCCATCGACCCGCCGATTATCAGCGTCAGCACGGCCTACACCGGCGCCAACGCCGATGTAATTGAGAACCAGATAACGGAGCCGCTCGAAAAGCAGATTAATGGCATTCCGGGCATTCGCTCCATCACGAGCAGCTCGTCGCTGGGGTCGAGCAACATCACGGTCGAGTTTAACCTCGACGTGGATTTGGAGGCCGCTGCCTCCGACGTGCGCGACAAAGTGGGCCAGGGCGTGCGCTCGCTGCCGCAGGATATTGACGCCCCGCCGGTGGTGGCCAAGTCGGACGCCAACTCCGACAACATCCTCATCCTGGCCGTGACCAGCCGCACCAAGAGCCTGCTCGACCTCAGCGACTATGCCGAGAACAACCTGCAGCAGCGCTTCCAGACCATTAACGGTGTATCGGCAGTCAACATCTTCGGCCAGAAGCGCTTTGCCATGCGCCTCTGGCTCGACCCCAGCAAGATGGATGCGTACAACGTCTCCTTCACCGATGTGCAAAATGCCCTCAACGCCGAAAATGTGGAGGTGCCAGCCGGCAAAATCTACGGCGGCAAAACGGAGCTGACCATTCGCACGATGGCCCGCTTCACGACCGAACAGCAGTTTCGCGACCTGATTTTGCGGGAAGATAAAACCGGTATCGTGCGCCTCGGCGACGTGGCCCGGGTGGTGCTTGGGCCCGAGAGCTACGAGCAAAGCTGGAAGGTAAACGGGGCTTACGCCGTGGGCCTGGCCATTGTGCCCCAGCCGGGCTCCAACTACGTGCAGATTGCCGAAGAATTTTACAAGCGCCTGGCCGAGGTGCAGAAGGAAAATAAGGCGGACATCCAAATGCGGGTGCTCACCGACAACACCAAGATTGTTCGCAACTCGATTGATGAGGTAATCGAGACGCTGCTTATCTCCTTTGGGCTGGTGGTGCTGGTTATCTTTTTCTTCTTTCGCAACTGGCTCATCGCCCTGCGCCCGCTTATTGATATTCCTATCTCGCTGATTGCGACATTCTTCGTGATGTACCTGGCAGGATTTACTATCAATATATTAACTTTGCTTGGTATTGTACTCGCCACCGGCCTGGTAGTCGACGACGGCATTGTGGTGACGGAGAACATCTTCCGTAAGCTGGAAGAAGGCATGGATATCCGCAAGGCGGCGCTGGAGGGCAGTAAGGAGATTTTCTTCGCCGTTATCTCAACTTCGCTCACACTGGCGGTGGTGTTTTTGCCGGTTATTTTTCTGCAAGGCTTTACCGGACGCTTGTTCCGCGAGTTTGGGGTGGTAGTGGCTGGCGCAGTGCTGATTTCAGCCTTCGTGTCGCTGACTATTACGCCGGTTCTGAACGTGGCGCTGCACCGTGAGGGCGCAGGCCACGGCAAGTTTTACGACCGTACCGAGCCCTTCTTTACGGGCATGGAAAACGCCTACGGGCGGCTGGTCGGCAGCTTTCTGCGCGTGCGCAGCCTGGCGTGGGTAGTGGTAGCGGTATGCGCCGGCCTCATCTACTTTGTGGGTAAAAATATCCCAACCGAGCTGGCTCCGCTCGAAGACCGCAGCAGCCTGCGCCTTACCCTGACGGGCCCCGAGGGCACCAGCTTCGGGGCAATGCAGAAAATCAGCGACCAGGTAGCGCAGTTTGCAACCGACTCGGTACCGGAAAATGACTTTGTATTCAGTATTACGCCGGGCTTCGGCGGCGGGGGCGGCGTCAACAATGGGCAGGTGCGCATTGGCCTTGTGCCCCCCGATGAGCGTAAGCGCTCGCAGGAAGCTATCGGCAAGTACCTGACCAAGAATACCAAGCGCTTTAATGATGCGCGCATATTTGTGGTGCAGGAGCAGACTATTGCCGTGGGTTCGGGGTCGAAAAGCAGCTTACCCGTACAGTTCGTGCTGCAAAACGTGGACCTGGCCCGCATCCGCGGGGCGCTGCCTAAATTTTTGGCCGCGGCCCGCCAGGACCCTACTTTCCAAAACGTTGATGCCAACCTCAAATTCAACAAGCCGGAGGTACAGCTAACATTCGACCGCCTGAAAATCAGGGACCTTGGCCTGACTACTCAGAACGTAGTGGCGGCCGTACAGGGCGCATTTGGAGGCCGCCGCATGGCCTACTTCCTCATCAATGGGCGGCAGTACCAGGTAATTGGGCAGGTGGAGCAGGGCAACCGCAGCGCGCCCACTGACATCAGCCGGCTTTACGTGACCAACAGTCGGGGCGAAAGTATTCCGCTCTCGGCCGTGGTGCATCAGATTGAGGACTCTAATCCCAGCACGCTCTACCACTTCAACCGTCTGAAATCGGCCACCGTGTCGGCGCAGCTGGCCGAAGGCAAAACCGTGGGCGACGGCGTGCGGGCCATGCAGGCCATTGCCGACAAAACGCTCGACCCGACCTTCCAGACGGCCCTCTCAGGCTCGTCGCGCGACTTTGCCGAAAGCTCCTCTAACACGGCCTTCGCCTTCGGGCTGGCGCTGATGCTGATTTACCTGCTGCTGGCGGCTCAGTTCGAGAGCTTCCGCGACCCGCTTACCATTCTGCTCACGGTGCCGCTGGCTTTGGCCGGGGCGCTGCTCAGTCTGTGGCTTTTTGGCCAGACTATCAACATCTTCTCCCAAATCGGGATGATTATGCTGATTGGCCTGGTCACGAAAAACGGTATTCTCATTGTGGAGTTTGCCAACCACCAGCGCGATGCCGGCGTGCCCCTGCGCCAGGCCGTGCAGCTGGCCGCCCAGCAGCGCCTGCGCCCCATTCTGATGACTTCGCTGGCCACGGCCCTTGGGGCGCTGCCCATCGCCCTTAGCCTGGGCGCGGCCTCTACCAGCCGCCGGCCGCTGGGTATCGTGATTGTGGGCGGCATTCTGTTCTCGCTCATTCTCACGCTGCTTGTTATCCCGGCCATCTACACGTTTATCGCCAAGGACCGCAAGCCGCTGGAGCTGGGGGAGGAAGCAATAGTGCAGGAAGAGCCCGTAACTGCCTGA
- a CDS encoding TolC family protein, with amino-acid sequence MLAQTAPPTTAQSPAGPGAGPVLTLHDALQTALKNSLDIQISQNNVDVQGLRNNAGFAGALPAVGITASNNAVVNNTQQEFNTGSSVSRTGAVFSQYNVGLAGTLLLYNGGHVVATRKRLDELAQISQLQLNSTVQNVLADVSLKYYAVVQQQRYIRTLEASVEVSRQKLRLIETRQSVGLANNADRFQAQLDLNAQLETQQQQQLAAQQATADLLRALTLDLNTPVAVEDTIPVNRSLSWAELEGSLAKNPDLLAAERQVRVNELIERETRAARYPSIGINTGTNFARSQNSVGTTLFNQSYGPYAGLGLSVPLYAGGVNRRQVDIARINTRTTALQSNALQRNYRLNALKAWEAYQKQLSLVTTAEQSYTTARQLLKLVQLRLDAGLSTLVDVKLAQQSFEDAGYRLVNYRYAAKSAEITLRQLAALLTP; translated from the coding sequence TTGCTGGCTCAGACTGCGCCCCCCACCACGGCGCAGTCGCCGGCCGGGCCCGGCGCTGGCCCGGTACTTACCCTGCACGACGCCCTGCAAACGGCCCTCAAAAACAGCCTCGATATTCAAATTAGTCAGAATAACGTGGACGTGCAGGGCCTGCGCAACAATGCCGGCTTTGCGGGCGCGCTGCCTGCGGTGGGTATTACTGCCAGCAACAACGCGGTAGTCAACAACACGCAGCAGGAATTTAATACCGGGAGCAGCGTCTCCCGCACCGGGGCAGTATTCAGCCAGTACAACGTGGGGCTGGCCGGCACCTTGCTTCTTTACAACGGCGGCCACGTAGTAGCCACCCGCAAGCGGCTGGATGAGCTGGCTCAAATAAGCCAGCTGCAGCTCAACTCGACCGTGCAGAATGTGCTGGCCGATGTGAGCCTGAAGTACTACGCCGTGGTGCAGCAGCAGCGCTATATCCGCACCCTCGAAGCTTCGGTGGAGGTATCGCGCCAGAAGCTGCGCCTTATCGAAACCCGCCAGAGTGTGGGCCTGGCCAACAACGCCGACCGCTTTCAGGCGCAGCTCGACCTGAATGCCCAGCTCGAAACCCAGCAGCAGCAGCAGCTGGCTGCCCAGCAGGCTACGGCCGATTTGCTTCGCGCCCTGACCCTGGATTTGAACACGCCCGTAGCCGTCGAAGACACCATTCCGGTTAATCGCTCGCTGAGCTGGGCCGAGCTGGAAGGCTCGCTCGCCAAGAACCCCGACTTGCTGGCGGCCGAGCGCCAGGTGCGCGTCAACGAGCTGATTGAGCGCGAAACCAGGGCCGCTCGCTACCCATCCATTGGCATAAATACCGGCACCAACTTCGCCCGTAGCCAAAACTCGGTGGGCACCACCCTCTTCAACCAAAGCTATGGTCCCTACGCCGGGCTGGGCTTATCGGTGCCCCTCTACGCGGGCGGCGTAAACCGGCGGCAGGTTGATATTGCCAGGATTAACACGCGCACCACCGCATTACAAAGCAATGCGTTGCAGCGCAACTACCGCCTCAATGCCCTCAAAGCCTGGGAAGCATACCAAAAGCAGCTCAGCCTCGTGACCACTGCCGAGCAGAGCTATACCACTGCCCGCCAGCTTCTGAAGCTGGTGCAGCTGCGCCTCGATGCCGGCCTCTCCACCCTGGTCGATGTAAAGCTGGCCCAGCAGAGCTTCGAAGATGCCGGCTACCGGCTCGTAAACTACCGCTACGCCGCCAAATCGGCGGAGATAACGCTGCGCCAGCTGGCGGCGTTGCTCACGCCCTGA
- a CDS encoding T9SS type A sorting domain-containing protein: MKYPLLTRLPLVLLLLLVTNVVTSAQPGAGHQAGPSQPLRQEIKAYLNATVLPVLRQQRQKLEAQLAPADQAQVVTYRAQLQALRAQGQALRQRIMPAEAPAGTRPTFTADQQQQVHALRLQAKSIMLSVAQLALKYDANIQKLTQEIAPQKAQWATDIKAIVAKNTTPEQQEKLAKWAGLAARRSGLRKLFRPAAFLLLDPTAPADGNLTSTNLYPNPAAATTQLQYDVKKAGPVSVELLDGNGAQLRTLLAPVQQERGSYTQQLDLSDLPHGTYYYKITTKAGTETKRFVKD, encoded by the coding sequence ATGAAATACCCTTTGCTCACCCGCTTACCCCTGGTATTGCTGCTCCTGCTGGTTACAAACGTGGTAACTAGTGCCCAGCCGGGTGCTGGCCATCAGGCTGGCCCCAGCCAGCCACTGCGCCAGGAAATTAAAGCTTATTTAAACGCGACGGTCCTGCCCGTGCTGCGGCAGCAGCGCCAGAAGCTGGAAGCCCAGCTTGCCCCGGCCGACCAGGCGCAAGTAGTGACTTACCGCGCCCAACTCCAGGCCCTGCGTGCCCAAGGCCAGGCATTGCGCCAGCGCATTATGCCGGCCGAAGCGCCAGCCGGAACCCGCCCCACCTTCACGGCCGACCAGCAGCAACAGGTGCACGCCCTGCGCTTGCAGGCGAAAAGCATTATGCTGAGCGTGGCCCAGCTGGCGCTGAAGTACGACGCCAACATTCAGAAGCTAACCCAGGAAATAGCGCCGCAAAAAGCGCAGTGGGCCACCGACATAAAAGCGATTGTGGCGAAGAATACTACGCCCGAGCAGCAGGAAAAGCTGGCGAAGTGGGCGGGCCTGGCCGCCCGGCGCAGTGGCCTGCGGAAGCTGTTCCGGCCGGCGGCCTTTCTGCTGCTCGACCCCACTGCGCCGGCTGACGGTAATCTTACGAGCACTAACCTTTACCCAAACCCCGCCGCGGCCACCACGCAGCTGCAATACGACGTGAAAAAAGCCGGTCCTGTCAGCGTTGAGCTGTTGGATGGCAACGGTGCGCAGCTCCGTACTTTATTGGCGCCGGTGCAGCAGGAGCGGGGCTCCTACACCCAGCAGCTCGATTTGAGCGACCTGCCCCATGGGACCTATTATTATAAAATCACGACCAAAGCCGGCACGGAAACCAAGCGCTTTGTGAAGGACTGA
- a CDS encoding SDR family NAD(P)-dependent oxidoreductase, producing the protein MKPTSRTTSWLWAAGFGVAALATTVWRNRRGSYELAGRTVLITGGSRGLGLVLARRAVAEGARVAICARDEQELARARQDLLRYGAPETSVLAFSRDLTDATEVRTLVAEVENRLGPIDVLINNAGIILGGPLENMDVRDFEDSMNTHFWAPLYAMQAVLPGMRLRGEGRIVNISSLGGKVAIPHLTAYSASKFALVGLSEGFRAELNQYGIFVTTVCPGLLRTGSAGHAELKGQHEKEYAWFSIADALPGFTMSAEEAARSIWNACRRGDGELILTLPARLLAALHGLMPGTTTDALAWLNRALPATGESPVGYERRTGAESETPLTRSFLTALNREEGARNNE; encoded by the coding sequence ATGAAGCCAACTTCTCGTACTACCTCCTGGCTCTGGGCCGCCGGATTCGGCGTTGCTGCCCTGGCCACTACCGTTTGGCGCAACCGGCGCGGCTCGTATGAGCTGGCGGGGCGTACTGTGCTTATTACCGGCGGCTCGCGTGGGCTGGGCCTGGTGCTGGCCCGCCGGGCCGTGGCCGAAGGCGCCCGCGTGGCTATCTGCGCCCGCGACGAGCAGGAGCTGGCCCGCGCCCGCCAGGATTTGCTGCGCTACGGCGCGCCCGAAACCAGCGTGCTGGCCTTCAGCCGCGACCTCACCGACGCAACGGAAGTACGCACGCTGGTAGCGGAGGTCGAAAACCGCCTGGGGCCGATTGATGTGCTCATCAACAACGCCGGGATTATCCTGGGTGGGCCGCTCGAAAACATGGACGTCCGCGACTTCGAGGATTCCATGAATACGCACTTCTGGGCGCCGCTCTACGCCATGCAGGCCGTGCTGCCGGGCATGCGGCTGCGCGGCGAGGGCCGCATTGTCAATATCTCGTCGCTGGGCGGCAAGGTGGCCATTCCGCACCTCACGGCCTACAGCGCCAGCAAGTTTGCGCTGGTGGGCTTGTCCGAAGGCTTCCGGGCCGAGCTCAACCAATACGGTATTTTCGTTACTACCGTGTGCCCCGGCCTGCTGCGCACCGGCAGCGCCGGCCACGCCGAGCTAAAGGGCCAGCACGAAAAAGAATACGCCTGGTTTAGCATCGCCGATGCCCTGCCGGGCTTCACCATGAGTGCCGAAGAGGCCGCCCGCAGCATCTGGAACGCCTGCCGCCGCGGCGATGGCGAGCTGATTCTGACCTTGCCCGCCAGGCTGCTGGCTGCTTTGCACGGCCTCATGCCCGGCACTACCACCGACGCCCTGGCCTGGCTCAACCGCGCCCTGCCCGCCACCGGCGAAAGTCCGGTCGGCTACGAGCGCCGTACCGGCGCCGAAAGTGAAACGCCGCTCACCCGCTCGTTTCTCACGGCGCTTAACCGGGAAGAGGGGGCGCGCAACAATGAATGA
- a CDS encoding dienelactone hydrolase family protein produces MSTPNSLVLPVADGTEVHAYVAQPPATTAAPGIILCQEAFGVNQHIRSVADRLARAGYVVVAPELFHRTAAPGLEIPYDSFASAMPHYQALTNEGLTQDVQAAYEWLQAQPNVQKNKIAAIGFCLGGRVAFLANAVLPLSAAVSYYGGGTHLLADHAKDLHAPHLFFWGGLDQHISQDQIKQVTDAVAAAGKPYINTVISYADHGFNCDARPSYNKDAAAEAWALTLAFFQEKLGN; encoded by the coding sequence ATGAGTACCCCCAACTCGCTGGTGCTGCCCGTAGCCGATGGCACCGAGGTGCACGCCTACGTAGCTCAGCCCCCGGCCACTACTGCCGCGCCCGGCATCATCCTCTGCCAGGAGGCGTTTGGCGTAAACCAGCACATTCGCAGCGTGGCCGACCGCCTGGCCAGGGCGGGCTATGTGGTGGTGGCACCCGAATTGTTTCACCGCACGGCGGCCCCGGGGCTGGAGATTCCGTACGATAGCTTTGCCAGTGCCATGCCGCACTATCAGGCTCTTACCAACGAAGGCCTGACCCAGGATGTGCAGGCAGCCTACGAGTGGCTGCAAGCTCAGCCCAACGTGCAAAAGAACAAAATCGCCGCCATTGGCTTTTGCCTGGGCGGGCGGGTAGCGTTTTTGGCCAATGCCGTGCTGCCGCTGTCCGCCGCGGTGTCGTATTATGGAGGCGGCACCCACCTGCTGGCCGACCACGCCAAAGACCTGCACGCGCCGCATCTGTTTTTCTGGGGCGGCCTCGACCAGCACATCAGCCAGGACCAGATAAAGCAAGTGACCGATGCCGTGGCGGCGGCCGGCAAGCCTTACATCAACACGGTTATCTCCTATGCCGACCACGGGTTCAACTGCGATGCGCGCCCCAGCTACAACAAGGACGCCGCCGCCGAAGCCTGGGCCCTGACGCTGGCTTTCTTCCAGGAAAAGCTCGGTAATTAA
- a CDS encoding LLM class flavin-dependent oxidoreductase, whose amino-acid sequence MPASPALRLSVLDQSPVRPGATARQALLETTELARLADRLGYTRFWVSEHHNTTSLAGPAPEVLLAHLGAHTRHIRLGSGGVMLPHYSALKVAENFKLLEALHPGRIDLGLGRAPGADRLTAYALNPNNQFNEQDFIEQLLDLQAYLRDDTTPETIHERVQAIPKITTQPHLWLLSSSGQSGQFAAQLGMGFSFAQFIGPHGGPAAVQRYRAQFRPSPELAYPQANVALFVLCADTEEKANALVKALFIQLLRFDQGRRGPYPTASETAAYVFSPEEQARLRYHQGRVVSGTPGQVREQLTQLAAAYDIDEVTAVSITADFNDRLRSYELLAEAFELVPTTQKVAEEALV is encoded by the coding sequence ATGCCTGCCTCCCCTGCTTTGCGCCTGAGCGTGCTCGACCAGTCGCCCGTGCGCCCCGGTGCCACCGCCCGGCAGGCTTTGCTCGAAACCACCGAGCTGGCCCGCCTCGCCGACCGCCTCGGCTACACCCGGTTTTGGGTGAGCGAGCACCACAATACCACCTCGCTGGCCGGCCCCGCCCCCGAAGTGCTGCTGGCGCACCTGGGAGCGCACACCAGGCATATCCGGCTGGGCTCGGGCGGCGTTATGCTGCCCCATTACTCGGCCCTGAAAGTAGCCGAAAATTTCAAGCTGCTCGAAGCGCTGCACCCCGGCCGCATCGACCTGGGCCTGGGTCGGGCGCCGGGCGCCGACCGCCTCACGGCCTACGCGCTCAACCCTAATAATCAGTTCAACGAGCAGGATTTTATTGAGCAGCTGCTTGACCTACAGGCCTATCTGCGCGACGACACCACGCCCGAAACCATCCACGAGCGGGTGCAGGCTATTCCTAAAATTACTACTCAGCCCCACCTGTGGCTGCTCAGCTCAAGCGGGCAAAGCGGGCAGTTTGCGGCCCAGCTGGGTATGGGGTTTTCGTTTGCGCAATTTATCGGGCCCCACGGCGGGCCGGCGGCCGTGCAGCGCTACCGGGCACAGTTTCGACCCTCGCCCGAGCTGGCGTATCCCCAAGCCAACGTAGCGCTGTTTGTGCTCTGCGCCGATACTGAAGAGAAAGCCAACGCGCTGGTTAAAGCGCTATTTATTCAGCTATTACGCTTCGACCAGGGCCGGCGGGGCCCCTACCCCACCGCCAGCGAAACGGCCGCCTACGTTTTCAGCCCCGAGGAGCAGGCGCGCCTGCGCTACCACCAGGGCCGGGTAGTGAGCGGCACGCCCGGGCAGGTGCGCGAGCAGCTGACGCAACTAGCCGCTGCCTATGACATCGATGAAGTGACGGCAGTAAGCATCACCGCCGATTTTAACGACCGCCTGCGTTCTTACGAGCTGCTGGCCGAGGCCTTCGAGCTGGTCCCGACAACCCAGAAAGTAGCCGAGGAAGCCTTGGTTTGA